The DNA region TTTTTTCCTCACAATTCAGATTCATTACACATATGCGCAAGTTATACAGTAGGTGGCAGTAATACTCCAAAGGAGTGAGCAGCCATTAAacgaaaagaagaagaagaagaagaagacaaaCTTCCCTTTAAACAGACCAAACGGGATATGCTGGTAAGATACAATGATGGTACCTTGAAACTCTGTTAccttttaaactaaataaacagacacataattaataaaaacatgtgTTGTGTAGTTATTGTGATCAGCTATTGTTGTGAAGTGAATGGCATGATTTGAACAGTAAGAGATGTATAAATGGCTGTAGCTATAGCATATAAATCACCGTAGTGTTAGATGTCAAAAATGTGCACACAAAAGCTACGGGATAAATGAGTGTATTGATGAATGGCTGTAATTGACAAATGATTAGAAACAGTATGATGGTTAACGAAATACATAAACACACTATACCAACATATAAAGGTAACATACTCAGTCTTTACCTTATGGTAGGTAGCGCTCCGCTACCGTGACGGTAGCTATGAGCTCTGTCAcagtgcttaccatcatttatcaaaatattttcttcatcatttatcacaatacttccaaaatattttttcctactatggaagtcaatggtcacttactgctgtgtgtttaccatcatttctcaaaatatcttctggaaacataaattcatacaggtttagaacaacatgaggatgagtaaatgatgacagaattttcattttaaagtgaactatccatttaagaGCCAAAGTAAAGTGAATTATGGGTAgctgaacatttgtgttttaCCCTGTGGAAATCATGAATGATATCAGCAGGGTCTGTGTTGCTGAAGTCaggtagcctggttagccagacctacatcaagatgtaaggtctggcaactcttcacacaaacggctcaatgcaaggggcgggatataaggttgtccctcaaaatgcctctgcacgcaataggatagcgctatgacggatcagagcaacgaagaaggtgacgtagttaccgtaaccagtcggcaaaactccaaacacatctttcttgcttaaaaaagacttcagtagggtttatttgctcttctctcaaagaaaaacataagtctaagtcctccagagtcgcggccaaagccgcttcaaaagatagctgttcgccagcagcagcagccattctctgttttcaagtaggaaccgttgcagctctgtcgtcatcatgttaagcccgccccacagacgctacacacgatgtgattggcctgaccaaattttggtttttggaccgggtaagtgtattgtgagtgcctagactaaaccctggcagcaaatatattttgcggccgctagggtgcgtctagatttctaggctagaaGTCAGGCACAGGCACACTGATTTGCTCATAATTTTCTTTCAAGTAAATCCCCACGCTCTCCTCCATCTCATGAGACCCTCGCAGCGGAGCAGACACAGAGTCCTCATACACCACACGGCAGTGGAAGCGACTTTGATCCGGAACCTGCAACAGCATCGCAAAAAATAATTGCACGGACACATCCAGAACCATTAGTATATACAGCCGATACATTACCAGTATGGAAAGAAAGCACTGGCCAATCTAGAACCTTTAAAACTATCACATTAAAACTAGGACATAAAACAAAGTTGACTTAACAACAAACTTTAACACTAGTAAATAAAGCAAACAGTGATTGCTGATATACAACCTTTAACACTAGCATATAAAGCAGAGTTGACTCATCTAGAACCTTAAAAAAACCATGTTGACTCATCTAGAAAATTTGGGGGGGCTAATGGTATtttatgcattctgacttattaacacagttaaagagttggattcctcatgcGAAAGCAACCAtatctcacaaatttctgtgatatagtcacagaatattttgctcatttatccgtgtcattgtcacggatctccgcatttttccgtgtccgTACCACAGACTTTTGCGTGTCACtttcatgtattggttactcaatagtttttcctatttttaaaccattgtcgcttgggtttggggttagatttgggtttgggttaggatgtcactttaactatgggtttatactatttttccagatttttaaacaattgtcgcctgatgttagggttagagttgggtttaggttaggatgtaattttatgttacaatggtaagaaaataggaaaaacaactgagtaaccaatatgtgaaactgacacagaaaagaaagtctgtggtacggaCACGAAAAAACGTGGAGAtctgtgacaatgacacggataaattagcaaaatattCCATGATTATAACATGGAAATTCATGAGATCAGGTTGGCTAAAAACATGGGAAAAAGTTCAAAGAACCATTTGGATGTTtaaggggccaatcacaccaaaagcgtttataGTTGCCTTTTTTGattgatattctatgggcagtgagCATTTGCGcactgtttatgcgcgccgaacGCCTTGCGTTTTTTGCCGCCGGTCGCAGCACGTGTTTTTGCAGGAGTGCTGAGAGCGGAAAAGCAGccgacgtcattcgcgtctttccattgtccaatcgaatgaggcgagaggcgggccttacgttgtgctgagggaagtttacagttgctttgaaaaaacggactccactcgctcactctctcctgagtgtttgtgcacctctcatcctcaaacaagatcagagcaagcgccctctttttaaagtttctgctaatatgacagttaacatcaaaggagcgctcacgcttccatatttgattgacaagacagctgactttgtggttgcctagcaatataaaaagttgcgttgcactgctctttttaaaaAAGAGCCTTGCGTTttcaagcgtttaaagcgcgtttggtgtgattagcccctaaaggagtatttctgtgccgaatgcactttgtCTGGGTTGGTACAAGTTTCAGAAAGATTTACTGAATCTTTTCCTAAGCAGTGCAGGAAGtccagtggaagtccttatatgggcacttcgcCCGGAAAAGCGCACGCACACAACAATCAAGAGCTGACACGAAATCAATGTCAACTGTGAGgtaaatttaagcttgttcagctTCCCAAAGAACCCAGCATTCCCATACagtcaaaaatacatttctctggccaaaaatatgttttaaaggggacatttcacaaaactttaagatgttattgttaaataattatttagtgtccccagagtacatatgtgaagttctagctcaaaatattatatggataaattattataacatgttaaatttgccactttgtaggtgtaagctAAAATGTGCCACtgttgggtgtgtcctttaaaatgtaaatgagctgatctctgcactaaatggcaatgtcgtggttggaaagtgcagTAAGCGGTGGTATtaaccccttctgacatcacagtgggagccaaatttcattgTTCCAATTTACTATCCTTtcgttttgttaaattaaatggatgtaaaaatgtatcaaatgaattttttttcttttttttgcataaatctgttaattaACCTccgtactgatcaaaactacaaaatgtttacaaaaattgcatgattttaactctttaactgccaagtttataagtgatgtcactgatttgagggggaaaacacaaaattattgattttcaatataaaaagtgattatgGACTGGATTTTTGTTCACCTTTTCAAAGTCTTGGACATGTCAAAGATTAGTGAAAACATTTggctttaatgcatttttgtttttgtgcagcatcagattttattttttccccCTCATTTATGGTTTGTGGCTATTTTGCCCCATTGATTTCCATtataacaatgttttttgattgcagagccatgacaccATATAATCTtgcattcttgattgttggtggtttttcttttgcaaagaggtaacatttgtcatttttactgttgatcaccatgtggcaccattaaccctttagtaggcctgtgcaaaaaacagagcttaatttGTGGTTTGtccattgagttatatggagtgTAACAGCATTTTAAGTTttgtaaaataaacataacgTCCTGACAGATCCAGAACCTTTAAATTTTGGATTATATTACACAGGATCCGGCATGTGTAGCACATATACAGTAGTTgtcttaaatgtactattgttTTACCTGAGGAATGATGTAATATCGGTAGATATATATTGAAGCATATATCAGACTGCAGGTAAAGACAATGAGTGCTGTTGTCAGACAGCAGAGTCCACTCAGAGATGAGCGTTTCCGTCCCACAGGCAGGACCAGTTCCTCTTCAACCTATAAACACAGCAGTAATGAATTCATCACGTCCTCAATACAACACTTTTACTATCATTACCCACACACTGAGAAACGTGCTACAATCTGCACTTCATTCGCTTCATCCCGCTGCAGTCAAGAATGGATTATTCAGTGCTCTCCTACTACAGTGAGAAAATATTAGATGTCGACGTGACTAATAACGCCTCCAGTCTAGCAATCCATCTGGCACTGGCCCGGCTCATGTCCTTAGCTGGCCTCCTTCAATTTTCACATCTACATTTATGCCTTTTGTGCCATAACTGATTGTGACTCTATCAAAACTATTTCTGATCCAAACTGACAAGGGAACGTTGGTCTAACCAGAGGTGTGAGATACGTACTGTTTGTCCAACCAGTGGCGCACAGGGGGAAGCATCCTGTTTTGAAAACACTTATAGTTCATTTGGGGACAATAGTGAAGCAGAATAACAAACATCACATTGAAGCTATCTTCGTCATACTGGTTGCGGTTTTGCTCCCAACAAAgagatttatgcatttggacgatgcttttatacaaagcggcttacagtgcattacgaatacaaattataaaataacaaaacCTGACACAGACAGATACCTTTTGAGCCAGTGCAATATTAAACAGCTAAAGCTGAATGAAGTCATTTCACCTCACTGTAGCCATCTGCCATTTTGTCTCCATtggatttgtgtgtgtgtgtgtgtgtgtgtgtgctgcataGACACATAAACACCCTGCACCATTTCATCCCCTATTATGAGCTCTAAAGAATATGCATAGGCCTTAAATACTGACAATAACATATAATGCAATGATTCAAATGTGATTATGTATTGTATTCAGTCAAGGATGTTTATCAAACCACCACATGTCGTCTTTAAATGATTCAAATAAAGCCGATTATTAAATATGACATTCAATACACTAATACTGTGTAAAAATAAGGTCATAAAGcacacattaaaataaatatttttatttgtgttattattatgGATAAATCTGACGCAGTCGGGGTGCAGGTGCATGTTATCAAATCCAGAAGCAACAATAAATTCGCGCAATCCAGCTACAAATACTTACAATGGCAAATGAACTTTGATGCAATGTTAACAGATTTCACCAAGCAACCCAATGTAACGTTACGGTTTATTTACGAATCCGTTTCCGTATTTGTTGTAACCGCAGTTTTTACGTCATTAGATATAAATGCGATACTTACGTGTGGTAAGTTTGGGGGATGCTGGATGAATATTTGCGTCTTGTCTCCATCACTATCATCTTTCTCGGCTTTTTGTCCCGTGATGGGTTGAAAGCTGATCTTCACCATGATGCTGGGAAATAAACGGTGGTTTTTTGGGCGTAGATCCCCTCCTGGCCTTGTCCTTTGACACACTGTGTTTGCTGTTTGTTATAGGGCACCGGAAGaatgtgttatttatttatatacgtTAACATGAAAATCGCCCTTAAAGTCACAGCGGGCGCGACGCTGGGATGATGCGCGCGACACGAAACGGGCAGGCGCGCTCACGTCATCCATCTCTATTATCTGAGGCACGGTACTTCGTGTTCTACACAAGTGATATAACACTTACAAAAGGTCACATTGATGCTGTCtggttttaatattattttatttttaaaataaacatgctGTCGTGTTACATATGCACCACCACGCTAATAAAAAACAATAGAAACATCATAAATATTCCTACATTAAAAACATACTACTGTACTGAACTGTAAATTCACTACACTGAAAtgaattgtaaaaaaattcatttcatgtaagaaaagttaaaaaaaaaagtagttagtgtagtaaaaccatggttttgctgaaaGTAATCAATACACTAataaaacatggttactacacatttaccacaataaaaccatggttaatttatAAAAACTATTAGGATTTGTATTATCTTTATTCAGCACATAACTCTTACCCGTTTATTGGTTCTGCTTTacgtaaaatatttattttgaaatactTGGTACATGTCCAAAAATATGGTATTATCATTGTAGATGAACAATAGAAACTATCACAGAAAGTGTAATGGATTTAATGATGGTACTGGGAATTGCATTGGTTTTCATGGAAACTATAATGGTCTGTACTGGTAATGTCTTAGGCTCTATTGGTGGGAGATATATAATGAATGGAAACCAATAAGGAACACACTACCTGAAATGGCTGATGATTCATAATGGTATTTGCAATAaaaaccattagaatttgtATCCCAAAACCTTGCATCACCACAAAACCCATCCCATAAAGTACAGAAGACAGtggaaacttttattttattccaAACTTTATTTCCAATTGTTAGTCTGGCAATTGATTGACAATTCAAATTAAATCCCCACCAAGGGCTCCAAGTTTTATTACTTGGGCTGGACTTAAATACGTCAAGTTGGACTGTTTAATTATACAGACTCTGAGCGACGATAGGTACCCAGCCTGTTGAAGGTCCATGCTATACCCAaagctttaaaatataaacatgcacTTATATGCAAGTTTTAATTCTCAGAATTCTTAATGCTGTAGGCCAGTAATGAGGCATATAAGATGATCGCAATTGGCTGCTGTTATATATGCCAACCATTGAAATCTAGATTACAGATACAGTATTACTTTGTTGGATTGCTACTCACCAAATGAGATATGTTGAGACTGAGGTATAAATATCAAACCCCTGTGACTTTAAATACTACTGTAAACTTCCTGCAGAACAAGCTTTTATGAGATTTCGGCCAAAGTTCTGCATTGCATGTATTACAATCAGAGTTACATTATGAATTACATTCAATATCGTGGGTGTTTGTGAAAGGTGGTGCCTTGAAAATGATCAACCAAAACAGTTTTCTgtttcatatcatattattttgacgtaaattaataaatgacaATTGTGTAAAGCCCACATCTAGCAAAGTTATAACACTGAAATGATATAAAATGTTTGATTGACAATGTTCTCAATTTCCAGCAACAGCTACCAGCGGGCGCTCATAGTGCCACAGGGATGACTTATTTTTGTAGGATAACCCGGAAGTTAGCGGGACACTGGTTCACTCGCAAAAAAGGCCATTCATTattcccatagacttttggataaatgcaaaaaaaattatgacacaGTTTGTTAGTCTTCACAGATGAACAAAACTTTTATGAATTATGAAGTCAAAATTTAGCTTTTTATATTTGTAGTAAATgtatttacacttaaaaattaataaaatttgtattcatctgtgaagattatcTTATTTGACGAAACGTGTAAGTGtcaaacttttgttaaacacttattttttgcaataatccaaaagtctatgggaaaaatcaATGGGCTGTTTTGGGAGGGAACCAGTGTCCCGCTAACTTCCAGGATTTGCCAGCAAAAATAAGTAATCTCTTCAGCACTCTATATCATCCGACCATTTTAGACAAGTCTGCAACTAAAGGGTTCAAGTTTTTTTCTAACAAGGAAAGTGATACATCTCTGATAAAGATCTCATGTTGCAgcatatgtgtaaatataacgAAAACCATGAAAATGTCATATTTCACCACAAAATCAAGAGAGATAAATATGGGAACATTTTTTGAATTAAGACAAAGAAGGTTATTTGCAGTAAGAACCATTCAGGTTTATTACATTGTGAcattttttcatgataataaagcaATTTGATTTTAACTACAATTATCACACAAATTTAAGCTACAATATGAAGAAATATGTTTAACTGTCATGAAAAAGACATCACAATGCATACACAGagtacttaaaggaaaacaccaccgtttttaatattttattacgttcttacctcaacttagacaaatgaatacatacccatcttttttcaatgcgtgcactttgtgaatgtgttagcatttagcctagccccattcattcctatggctccaaacagggatgaatttaaaagccacaaAACACTTCCAAGTTTTCCCAATTTAATGACTGTTACATGGGtattacacgagtaagtatagtggcacaaaataaaacttttgtttggaaccataggaatgaatggggctaggctaaatgctaatacatttacaaagcgctgtacaaagattaaaagtgcacgcattgaaaaaagataggtatgtatttattcgtctgagttgaggtaagaacatagtaaaatattgacaaacggtggtgttttcctttaaaattgaatagtagaacttcacaataaggttgtatttgttaacataagttaatacattagctaacatgaattaaacTTTTATTAATCTCAGTTCTttttaattttagcatttactaattttCAAAATCTAAAGTTTAACTGTTTAAACTAGTATATAATACACTATACAATTATGAACAATTGAATTGGcattaataaacattaaaagctgaaaaatggttagttcatgttagctaatgcatttactaatgttaacaaatacaaccttacttTAGAGTGTTTAATCTTTCttttaattatttgattttggGGCGAAATTTTCCCTGGACATCTTTTGGTAAGATTCACAAGAGATCAATGCAAGGCAAGTTAATGGTTTGCTGATCAAACTCAAACTGGTAAAAAAGCATTGGTACTGGTTATAATAGAACATCTAGTACTTGTGGTAAAGAATTACACAGAAAACAGATTGTAGGTTAGTTTCCATGACATCACTACTACAGCGTGAGAGAAAAAATCAGAGTCGACATCTACAAGGGCATTGCCACAATACTAACCATCAACAAAACCACCCAATCAACATGATCAAAATGAGTAAGCCGTGTGAAAATCTTTAACCGTTTCAGCCAAATGTGTGGGCGATGAAATCTAagccaaaacaaaaaaaagaaaaatgaataaACCTATGTACACCCTGGCTATGCAACTTGTATGCATGATTAACCCTTTAACACACAAACTTGTGCACAACATCATGCGTGCACCACGTTTCCCTGTTTTAAACCCCAGTTAACTGAGTAAATAAGGAGTGTGTGTGTAAAGTTGTTGTAGGATACGTTAAGCGCTTTCGCATATCAAATTCCTTGAATTCATTAATATCCAATACTAAACTCCATCAACGTAATTTAGGTTAATTAGCATAA from Paramisgurnus dabryanus chromosome 8, PD_genome_1.1, whole genome shotgun sequence includes:
- the itm2ca gene encoding integral membrane protein 2Ca isoform X2, with translation MVKISFQPITGQKAEKDDSDGDKTQIFIQHPPNLPHVEEELVLPVGRKRSSLSGLCCLTTALIVFTCSLIYASIYIYRYYIIPQVPDQSRFHCRVVYEDSVSAPLRGSHEMEESVGIYLKENYEQISVPVPDFYNTDPADIIHDFHRGLTAYHDIALNKCYVTELNTTVVMPPRNLWELLINVKKGTYLPQTYIVQEEMVVTGRVNNMHQLGRFIYRLCNGKDTYRLRRRTSRRRISKRDAQNCHRIRHFENTFVVETVICDNP